A window of the Besnoitia besnoiti strain Bb-Ger1 chromosome VI, whole genome shotgun sequence genome harbors these coding sequences:
- a CDS encoding hypothetical protein (encoded by transcript BESB_068650): MDSIIRGREVDPVGSRKLVIPRTFGDQNDNIPSRAAGLRDAENDTRDSSRKSRKDEGGDYPDGNYGGHFSSSSSGPTGMDDRDYMTFEDICLLNPFGECTIDSVLKFGLHEMRQMGLMPDEPEVWVFDGTVYNTKQVGFIPEYYLGGVTKEQCWRKMPLELAKRLLPMSRIRTLADQPGFAMVDIQCITKAQAVMLQYDADGRAQFEDRNMMWERLFIQIMKDNQSFGDLEVSFQAFRSRDDELRASTSESKDVVYVVFTFFILATYSTALNFSCDLYRNKLFSALMGFGAAFMGLGAGMGIVSYMGMPMVPTVLICPFLVLGIGVDDMFVVMNCYCVSYTIHDPEERCVQALRVSGLGISITTLTNLISFGVGSFSAYMSIRNFCVYSAMALLMGYVFVLSFFFPTLCIDARREECARVCPFCLPDVSDRQRVAQERLVEMTEDERKVVESMALLTQEELTAYKVNVFYEEYAIRQAARRGRRAAEKDGTAPHPRPSGHARMQRRLTAMFSAHRPLPPHSSPCEPCEPALASQKRERVSGSSEAGPSFFNQQHSTSAVSTSPMPLAVLSGSASSHASTNRSGKKNPVTDSRSSAVTCGERRLDAERDVEASCSGRAGGEKGDGHTGFCTRLTTTVGDLPPDLAREALYEEPRGNVGRKWREFFLCYYGPFLMWFPVKVVVLIVFAAIAGVSVYGFTKLEMGLELSELAPGNSYMRKFDADFARYFNKFDQPTDIFFVDRKKRPGDSGGSDGVAGGAPLSASPIQPRRLSLPQNLVDLPPSIDLNGSSLPFSSLETIALFSPLSPAVQEINSSNAGVALGTPAETDGATSGLNRARILPAASERAASAASVPPPPTLRGAAASESATSSASPFRPRTAVSGNGMAPRREISDLEVDLFLSREGMAGKNGADTQKNGSSSLIHRVLVDGPGSRILSAPIDQNAQSVDAGSGYSRDLGGEQATSLLFEPSDEPRGADDTTVRTEWWNPKVQAAMRAFHKKLESRATTSRLVNPLLTMLDDPQIGAKLRMGDKQARQHTCIPKLIFEDTIYYQLVHAKSPYRQFKFDFIWTGRELKTWRMRLLPKYMATSEERAAWMQQLRDDCDEAARAFTALTEDEMRGGGRGSARSKGEPHFLVSSSTSPSSRETSLGLGDHGGSMKGHSSLPAEPLYPVPYTYMMIFYESDLGILSSVLINMLSAGLAMLLVAFVLIPEALAGLLVIGMICLIDLALFGFMYFWRVKLHMVSTIALVISIGFAVDYSAHLCHTFTHCKGATREKRVIESLVLMGNPVFHGASSTLLGIMLLGFSESFVFTVFFRMMVMVRQRKALVPPN, translated from the exons ATGGATTCGATTATTCGCGGTCGCGAGGTCGACCCGGTGGGCAGCCGCAAGCTTGTGATTCCGCGGACGTTCGGAGACCAAAATGACAATattccttctcgcgcggctggatTGAGAGATGCCGAGAACGACACACGGGACAGTAGCAGGAAATCACGGAAAGACGAAGGGGGCGATTATCCGGATGGCAACTACGGTGGTCACTTTTCAAGTAGCAGCAGTGGCCCCACGGGCATGGACGATCGAGACTACATGACTTTCGAGGATATCTGCCTATTAAATCCTTTTGGGGAATGCACAATCGACTCGGTTTTGAAGTTCGGCTTGCACGAAATGCGGCAGATGGGGCTCATGCCAGACGAGCCGGAGGTTTGGGTATTTGACGGAACAGTGTATAACACGAAACAGGTCGGCTTCATTCCAGAATACTATCTCGGAGGCGTTACAAAGGAACAGTGTTGGAGGAAAATGCCGCTAGAGCTCGCGAAAAGGCTGCTTCCCATGTCACGCATCCGCACTCTGGCTGACCAGCCTGGCTTCGCCATGGTTGATATCCAATGTATCACCAAGGCGCAAGCGGTAATGCTCCAGTATGACGCAGACGGTCGTGCACAATTCGAAGATCGCAACATGATGTGGGAGAGGCTTTTCATTCAGATTATGAAAGACAATCAGTCATTCGGAGACCTCGAGGTGTCATTCCAAGCGTTTCGATCCCGCGATGATGAACTTCGGGCGTCCACGTCTGAGTCGAAAGATGTGGTTTACGTCGTGTTCACCTTTTTCATTCTGGCGACGTATTCGACGGCACTCAACTTCTCCTGCGATCTCTACCGAAACAAATTGTTTTCCGCCTTGATGGGATTCGGAGCAGCCTTTATGGGTCTCGGCGCTGGCATGGGCATAGTCTCGTACATGGGAATGCCGATGGTACCGACTGTTTTGATTTGCCCtttcctcgtcctcggcaTCGGCGTTGACGATATGTTTGTTGTCATGAATTGCTACTGTGTGAGCTATACAATCCACGATCCAGAGGAACGGTGCGTGCAAGCTCTGCGCGTTTCAGGCCTCGGAATCAGTATCACGACCCTCACCAACTTGATTTCGTTCGGTGTCGGCTCCTTCAGTGCCTACATGTCCATCCGTAATTTCTGCGTCTACTCGGCTATGGCCCTCCTCATGGGGTACGTGTTCGTGCTGTCGTTCTTTTTTCCCACGCTGTGCATCGATGCTAGAAGAGAGGAATGTGCCCGAGTGTGCCCATTTTGTCTACCGGACGTCTCGGATCGGCAGCGGGTGGCGCAGGAACGTCTGGTGGAAATGACGGAAGACGAACGGAAGGTCGTCGAAAGCATGGCCCTGCTGACTCAGGAGGAACTCACTGCTTACAAAGTCAACGTCTTCTACGAAGAATACGCCATCCGGCAGGCGgctcgacgaggaaggcgcgcggcggaaaaaGATGGAACTGCGCCGCACCCGAGGCCGTCTGGGCACGCCAGAATGCAGCGGCGACTCACAGCGAT GTTTAGCGCACATCGCCCGCTTCCTCCCCATTCCTCTCCATGCGAACCATGTGAGCCGGCGCTTGCTTCGCAGAAGCGCGAACGTGTCTCGGGTagcagcgaggcaggccCCAGTTTCTTTAACCAACAGCACAGTACTTCTGCAGTTTCGACGTCTCCAATGCCCCTGGCAGTCCTGTCAGGGTCGGCGTCGTCTCACGCCAGCACGAATAGGAGCGGGAAGAAGAACCCCGTAACAGACTCAAGAAGCTCTGCCGTCACATGTGGCGAGAGACGGCTCGACGCCGAAAGAGATGTCGAGGCATcctgcagcgggcgcgccggaggagaaaaaggagacggCCACACAGGGTTCTGCACGCGGCTCACCACGACTGTCGGCGACCTCCCGCCAGAtctggcgcgcgaggcattgtacgaagagccgcgagggAACGTAGGCAGGAAGTGGCGAGAATTCTTCCTCTGCTATTACGGCCCATTCCTCATGTGGTTCCCCGTCAAG gtggTTGTGCTGATCGTTTTTGCGGCCATCGCAGGGGTGTCGGTCTACGGCTTCACGAAACTGGAGATGGGCCTCGAGCTCTCGGAGCTGGCCCCGGGGAACTCCTACATGCGAAAGTTTGACGCAGACTTTGCACGGTACTTCAACAAATTCGACCAGCCGACGGATATTTTCTTCGTTGACCGCAAAAAGCGTCCTGGCGACTCGGGCGGCTCGGACGGCGTGGCGGGAggggcgccgctctctgcctcgcctaTCCAGCCCCGCAGGCTTTCGCTTCCACAGAACCTCGTCGACCTGCCGCCGAGCATCGACCTGAATGGCTCCAGTTTgccgttttcctctctcgaaACGATCGCCCTGTTCTCTCCACTTTCTCCCGCGGTGCAAGAAATCAACTCGAGCAATGCGGGAGTCGCGCTTGGCActccggcggagacagacggcgCGACGAGTGGGTTAAATCGTGCGAGGATCCTGCCTGCCGCAAGTGAACGAGCGGCTTCAGCGGCTTCGGTGCCTCCGCCCCCGACGcttcgaggcgcagcagcctcggAAAGCGCGACCTCGAGTGCCTCACCTTTCAGACCTCGCACTGCCGTCTCGGGCAACGGGATGGCCCCGAGGCGGGAGATCTCAGACTTGGAAGTAGACCTTTTTCTGTCTAGAGAAGGCATGGCTGGCAAAAACGGCGCGGACACTCAAAAAAATGGATCATCGAGTCTTATTCACCGAGTCCTTGTTGATGGTCCCGGTAGCCGCATCCTGAGCGCACCAATAGACCAAAACGCACAGAGCGTCGACGCGGGCTCGGGATACTCCCGAGACCTCGGCGGAGAACAGGCAACTTCTCTGCTTTTCGAGCCCAGCGacgagcctcgcggcgcggatgACACCACAGTCCGCACCGAATGGTGGAATCCGAAGGTGCAGGCAGCCATGCGCGCGTTTCACAAGAAACTCGAGTCCAGAGCGACAACATCACGCCTCGTCAATCCGCTGCTCACCATGCTCGACGACCCCCAAATCGGCGCCAAGCTGCGGATGGGAGACAAACAGGCGAGGCAACACACCTGCATTCCTAAACTC ATCTTTGAAGACACAATCTACTATCAGCTCGTTCACGCGAAATCCCCGTACCGGCAGTTCAAGTTTGACTTCATCTGGACGGGGCGTGAGCTGAAGACttggcgcatgcgtctcctACCAAAGTACATGGCGACCTCTGAAGAGCGAGCTGCCTGGATGCAGCAGCTTCGCGATGActgcgacgaggcagcgcgcgccttcaCAGCGTTGACAGAAGACGAAatgcgcggaggagggagggggagtGCAAGATCGAAAGGCGAGCCGCACTTTTTAGTCAGCTCCTCCACCTCCCCTTCATCGAGAGAAACGAGCCTCGGCCTCGGCGATCACGGAGGCAGCATGAAAGGACACAGCAGTCTCCCCGCCGAGCCGTTGTATCCCGTTCCCTACACCTACATGATGATCTTTTACGAGAGTGATCTCGGCATTCTGAGCTCCGTCCTCATCAACATGCTCTCAGCCGGACTGGCTATGCTGCTT